A window from Mixophyes fleayi isolate aMixFle1 chromosome 12, aMixFle1.hap1, whole genome shotgun sequence encodes these proteins:
- the PCP4L1 gene encoding Purkinje cell protein 4-like protein 1, whose amino-acid sequence MSELRANSDIQSPNQTPLSEEKDKAGNSEKVEEEIDIDLNAPETEKAALAIQNKFRRFQKRKQDPSP is encoded by the exons CTTCGAGCCAACAGTGATATTCAATCTCCGAACCAGACCCCCCTGAGCGAGGAGAAGG ATAAGGCCGGGAACTCAGAGAAGGTGGAGGAAGAAATCGACATTGACCTGAACGCCCCAGAGACGGAGAAGGCGGCTCTGGCCATCCAGAACAAGTTCCGCCGGTTCCAGAAAAGGAAGCAGGACCCCAGTCCATGA
- the MPZ gene encoding LOW QUALITY PROTEIN: myelin protein P0 (The sequence of the model RefSeq protein was modified relative to this genomic sequence to represent the inferred CDS: substituted 1 base at 1 genomic stop codon) has protein sequence MESMGTSRTSSCLLALVVLSALTFSPTLAIEVYTDREIYGNVGSKVSLSCTFWSSEWISDDISVTWHYQPDNSRDTYSILHYSKGQAHLDETGIFKDRLEWVGYPRSKDGSIVLHNLEYTDNGTFTCDVKNPPDVVGKSSYVHLLVHDKLPVRAGLVLGIIIGAALGVVIIVAIIGYLIRYCWLRRQIRVQRELSALERGKLHKLSKGSSKGGRQTPLLAMLDQSRSFKSSSDKKSKGIGDSRKDRKXQLAGREGTQKADEESPRSSKVIYTIEMELRGDEDGDQPRRAAVKSPSKNSLKNAFKNLIKSDSEKHT, from the exons ATGGAATCTATGGGCACGTCCAGGACATCATCCTGCCTGCTGGCTCTTGTAGTTCTCTCCGCACTCA CATTCTCACCAACCCTGGCAATTGAAGTCTACACTGATCGAGAGATCTATGGCAATGTAGGGTCAAAGGTCAGCCTGTCCTGCACTTTCTGGTCAAGTGAATGGATTTCGGATGACATTTCCGTCACCTGGCATTACCAACCCGACAACAGTAGGGACACATACTCG ATACTTCACTACTCCAAGGGACAGGCTCATTTAGATGAAACGGGGATATTCAAAGACCGTTTAGAATGGGTGGGGTACCCCAGAAGTAAAGATGGATCCATCGTTCTCCACAACCTGGAATACACAGACAATGGGACCTTCACCTGTGATGTCAAGAACCCACCTGACGTGGTGGGAAAGTCCTCTTACGTTCACCTGCTGGTCCACGACAAAC TTCCAGTCCGCGCTGGCCTAGTTCTCGGCATCATTATTGGGGCTGCTTTAGGGGTGGTCATTATTGTGGCAATAATCGGTTACCTCATCCGTTACTGTTGGCTGAGAAGACAAATCCGAGTGCAGAGGGAACTCAG TGCGCTAGAAAGAGGAAAACTTCACAAATTATCCAAAGGCTCATCAAAGGGTGGCAGACAG ACCCCTCTCCTCGCCATGCTAGACCAGAGCCGAAGCTTTAAATCCAGCAGCGACAAGAAGTCCAAAGGGATCGGAGACTCCCGCAAGGACAGGAAATAGCAATTAGCAGGCAGGGAAGGTACACAAAAGGCCGACGAGGAATCCCCCCGCAGCTCCAAAGTGATCTACACCATCGAGATGGAACTGAGGGGGGACGAAGATGGGGATCAGCCCCGAAGAGCCGCTGTAAAGTCCCCAAGCAAAAACAGCCTCAAAAACGCCTTCAAGAATTTAATCAAAAGTGACTCAGAGAAACACACTTAA